One stretch of Nicotiana tabacum cultivar K326 chromosome 18, ASM71507v2, whole genome shotgun sequence DNA includes these proteins:
- the LOC142172702 gene encoding uncharacterized protein LOC142172702 produces the protein MPGYAKMMKDLISRKFDFQDLATITLTHTCSAFVTRPIAEKLPEPGSFTIPCTMGNFAFAKALCDLGASINLMPLAIYKRLGIRRARPTSMLLQLVDRTVKRSFGIQDDVLVQVGKFVFPANFVIHDCRIDEEIPIILGRPFLDTGRALIDYETRELKMILNDEEITFNVPSSNLTLNLDEANCEDLAEWVLALEGQDFWKRELEYEPLLLEERKTPPPKPSIEEPPKLELKPLPSHLRYAFLGPDSTLPVIISSSLLDVQAEQLLQRTSMKAKRQHKRSGENEVIKWIDAGIIFPISYSNCVSPVQCVPKKGEMTVLKNEKNELISTQTVTGWRNCMDYRKLNLATRKEHFLLPFIDQMLDRLARRSHFCFLDGYSWY, from the exons ATGCCTGGGTATGCAAagatgatgaaggacttgatttcCCGTAAGTTTGacttccaagacttggccacgATTACACTGACACATACCTGCAGTGCTTTTGTGACGAGACCCATAGCTGAGAAGTTGCCTGAgccagggagtttcacaatcccttgcacaaTGGGCAACTTTGCATTTGCTAAGGCACTGTGTGATCTGGGTGCAAGCATAAACCTTATGCCCCTAGCTATCTACAAAAGGCTAGGCATTagaagagctagacccacgtcTATGCTACTACAGCTGGTTGACCGAACTGTGAAAAGGTCCTTCGGGATTCAAGATGATGTATTGGTGCAGGTTGGGAAGTTTGTGTTTCCAGCAAATTTTGTCATCCATGACTGTCGGATTGATGaggaaattcccataattttgggaagaccattcttggaCACTGGGAGAGCTCTAATTGATTATGAAACTAGAGAGCTCAAAATGATATTGAAtgatgaagagataacattcaacGT ACCCTCTAGCAACTTGACTCTGAACTTAGACGAAGCTAATTGTGAAGACTTGGCAGAGTGGGTACTTGCTCTTGAAGGCCAAGATTTTTGGAAAAGGGAGTTGGAATATGAGCCTTTGCTCTTGGAGGAAAGAAAAACTCCTCCACCTAAGCCATCAATAGAAGAGCCACCAAAGCTGGAACTGAAGCCATTGCCATCCCATCTTAGGTATGCATTCTTAGGACCTGACTCAActctacctgttattatctcatccagtttgttagatgtgcaagCAGAACAGCTTTTGCAG AGAACATCAATGAAGGCTAAACGCCAACATAAAAGAAGTGGTGAAAACGAAGTGATTAAATGGATAGATGCGGGAATCATATTCCCCATCTCTTACAGCAACTGTGTTAGCCCAGTGCAGTGTGTACCGAAAAAGGGAGAGATGACGGTACTGAAAAATGAGAAGAATGAGTTGATCTCTACACAAACAGTCACAGGATGGCGAAACTGTATGGACTACAGGAAGTTGAACTTGGCCACCAGGAAAGAGCACTTCCTACTGccattcattgatcagatgctagatagATTGGCAAGGAGATCTCACTTTTGCTTCCTGGATGGGTACTCATGGTATTAA
- the LOC142172703 gene encoding uncharacterized protein LOC142172703, which yields MNPIQEVEVYDVRVIEFMGPFVSSYGNKYILVDLDYVSKWVESAALPTNDAKGIIGFLRKNIFTRFATPRAIISNGGTHFCNRAFTKLLEKYDVRYKVATPYNPQTSGQVEVSNREIKSVLTNTVNATRIDLARKLGDALWAYRTAFKTPIGMLSYKLVFGKALRQLNLDSEAAGTSKVTELHELDEFRYHAFESTRLYKERMKMIHDRNIIEQIFKHGDMVLLYNLRLRLFPGKLKSRWSGPFRVVEVHPMGKVEIAASNASRKFRVNGHRLKHCVGMEEAKKVSVTYLIEPPKLSVP from the exons atgaacccaattcaggaaGTAGAAGTGTATGATGTAAGGGTGATCGAATTCATGGGACCATTCGTCAGCTCATATGGAAACAAGTACATACTAGTCGATTTGGATTATGTATCCAAATGGGTGGAATCTGCAGCActccctacaaatgatgcaaaggggATAATTGGTTTTCTGAGGAAGAACATTTTCACCCGATTTGCCACCCCAAGGGCAATAATCAGTAATGGAGGCACTCACTTTTGCAATCGAGCCTTTACTAAGTTGTTGGAGAAGTATGATGTACGCTACAAGGTGGCCACCCCATATAATCCACAAAcaagtggtcaagtagaagtctcAAATAGAGAAATAAAGAGTGTGCTAACAAACACTGTGAATGCAACTAGAATAGATTTGGCAAGGAAGTTAGGCGATGCACTGTGGGCATATCGAACCGctttcaaaactccaattggcaTGTTGTCATACAAATTAGTGTTTGGGAAG GCGTTGAGACAGTTGAATCTCGATAGTGAAGCAGCTGGAACAAGCAAAGTAACAGAATTGCATGAGCTGGATGAGTTCAGATATcacgcttttgagagcacaagattatacaaggagagaatgaagatgatACATGACAGGAATATTATTGAGCAGATTTTTAAACATGGAGATATGGTATTGCTATACAATTTGCGTCTGAGGTTGTTTCCAGGCAAATTGAAATCACGATGGTCAGGCCCTTTTCGTGTGGTTGAAGTTCACCCCATGGGAAAAGTAGAGATTGCTGCGAGTAATGCCTCTCGCaaatttagagtcaatgggcataGACTGAAACATTGTGTGGGCATGGAGGAAGCAAAGAAAGTGTCAGTGACCTATTTAATCGAGCCTCCAAAGTTGAGCGTACCTTAA